In a single window of the Zea mays cultivar B73 chromosome 5, Zm-B73-REFERENCE-NAM-5.0, whole genome shotgun sequence genome:
- the LOC103628085 gene encoding uncharacterized protein, whose amino-acid sequence MDLRVAAAVSLLLALATTTGAVTFNATNTATGTIGGLRFDVAVGLDYANLVLSNASAFIWSSAFNQTRPADRKPVDAVTLVVAADVSGAAAFTAADVITLSAPYVGNYSGDVRTEVTGVLFHETTHVWQWDGQGHANGGLVEGVADFVRLKAGYAPAHWVKPGQGDRWDQGYDVTARFLDYCDSLKPGFVALLNAKMEDGYTDDFFAGILGKGVQQLWQDYKANYDA is encoded by the exons ATGGATCTTCGCGTAGCCGCAGCCGTCTCCCTCTTGCTTGCACTGGCCACGACCACCGGCGCCGTCACGTTCAACGCGACAAACACGGCGACGGGCACCATCGGCGGCCTGCGGTTCGACGTGGCCGTGGGCCTGGACTACGCCAACCTGGTGCTCTCCAATGCCTCCGCCTTCATCTGGAGCAGTGCCTTCAACCAGACCAGACCCGCCGACCGCAAGCCCGTCGACGCGGTCACCCTCGTCGTTGCCGCCGACGTCAGCGGCGCGGCAGCCTTCACCGCCGCCGACGTCATCACCCTCAGCGCCCCGTACGTCGGCAACTACTCCGGCGACGTGAGAACAGAG GTGACCGGCGTGCTGTTCCACGAGACAACGCACGTGTGGCAGTGGGACGGGCAGGGGCACGCGAACGGCGGCCTCGTCGAGGGCGTCGCCGACTTCGTGCGGCTGAAGGCGGGCTACGCGCCGGCGCACTGGGTGAAGCCGGGGCAGGGAGACCGGTGGGATCAGGGGTACGATGTCACGGCAAGGTTCCTGGACTACTGCGACTCGCTCAAGCCGGGCTTCGTCGCGCTGCTCAATGCCAAGATGGAGGACGGATACACCGATGATTTCTTCGCTGGGATCCTGGGGAAGGGTGTGCAGCAGCTGTGGCAGGACTACAAGGCCAACTACGACGCGTGA